The Gemmatimonadales bacterium genome includes a window with the following:
- a CDS encoding winged helix-turn-helix transcriptional regulator — protein MPITLQEELRQSKPFPSPEAEAAVSLARTAACLDHATAEMLRPYGITGTQYNVLRILRGAGPQGLCRNEVRDRMVAPVPDATRLLDRLVFLGLVTRDRDTPDRRYVTARLTEAGATLLAELDPVVAAGNQRLLGHLGEERLRLLIDLLAEARNRP, from the coding sequence ATGCCAATAACGTTGCAGGAAGAGCTGCGCCAGAGCAAGCCGTTCCCTTCGCCGGAAGCCGAGGCGGCGGTGAGTCTTGCCCGAACGGCGGCCTGTCTCGACCATGCGACGGCCGAGATGCTCCGACCGTACGGCATCACGGGAACGCAGTACAACGTGCTCCGGATCCTTCGAGGGGCCGGGCCCCAGGGCCTCTGCCGCAACGAGGTCCGGGATCGGATGGTTGCTCCGGTGCCTGATGCCACCCGTTTGCTGGACCGGCTCGTGTTCCTTGGCTTGGTCACCCGGGATCGTGATACACCCGATCGGCGCTATGTGACCGCCCGGCTGACGGAGGCTGGGGCCACCTTGCTGGCAGAACTCGACCCGGTCGTTGCCGCCGGCAATCAGCGCCTGCTTGGTCACTTGGGCGAGGAGCGGTTGCGGCTGCTGATCGACCTGCTGGCCGAGGCGCGCAACCGGCCGTAA
- a CDS encoding nitroreductase family protein, which yields MSDVSTTEILTVDAAARARRSIRSYRPEPIPASELATILEVVRLAPSAFNLQPWRFVTVESPEVREALTAAAHNQRQVRSAPLVLVLYTDMQDTLATLDRVVHPNMPIERQAEVQAYIRNAFAGKSEAEREAWGAEQGFIALGYLLLTAEAHGYQTSPMAGFDAESVKRLLGLPTHVRVVALVAIGRGAESGFPHHRIPLEQLMRVA from the coding sequence ATGAGTGACGTCTCGACAACCGAGATCCTGACCGTGGACGCTGCTGCCCGGGCCCGCCGGTCGATCCGTTCCTATCGGCCCGAACCGATACCGGCCAGCGAGTTGGCCACGATCCTGGAGGTGGTACGCCTGGCGCCGTCGGCCTTCAACCTCCAGCCCTGGCGCTTCGTCACGGTCGAGTCGCCCGAGGTCCGGGAAGCGCTCACCGCAGCTGCGCACAACCAGCGGCAGGTCCGTTCGGCGCCCCTGGTACTGGTGCTCTACACCGACATGCAGGACACCCTGGCAACCCTCGACCGCGTCGTCCACCCGAACATGCCGATCGAGCGGCAGGCCGAGGTGCAGGCGTACATCCGGAACGCCTTCGCCGGGAAGTCCGAGGCGGAACGTGAGGCGTGGGGCGCTGAGCAGGGCTTCATTGCGCTCGGCTACCTGCTGCTCACGGCCGAAGCGCATGGCTATCAGACCTCGCCGATGGCGGGGTTCGACGCGGAGAGTGTCAAGCGGTTGCTCGGCCTGCCGACTCATGTCCGCGTCGTTGCGCTCGTAGCCATCGGCCGAGGTGCGGAGTCTGGGTTTCCACACCATCGCATCCCGCTGGAGCAACTGATGCGAGTGGCATGA
- a CDS encoding YceI family protein: protein MSAVDTTTVWTIDPIHTVVEFATKHLMITTVKGRFGAVSGTIVKNGAGSKVEVEIQAASIDTRAQQRDDHLRSADFLEVEKYPTITFASRRIDGAFDTPGDEFTVIGDLTIHGTTREVALAAVYEGQGRDPWGGERISFSAAAKIDRRDYGLTFNQTLETGGVLVGNDLKVTLEVQATKSS from the coding sequence ATGTCCGCAGTTGACACTACCACGGTCTGGACCATCGATCCGATCCACACCGTCGTCGAGTTCGCAACCAAGCATCTGATGATCACGACGGTGAAGGGCCGATTCGGTGCGGTCTCAGGCACCATCGTCAAGAATGGCGCCGGCTCCAAGGTCGAGGTCGAGATCCAGGCTGCCTCGATCGACACGCGGGCTCAGCAGCGCGATGACCACCTGCGCTCCGCCGACTTCCTCGAAGTCGAGAAGTATCCGACCATTACCTTCGCGAGTCGTCGGATCGACGGGGCATTCGATACCCCCGGCGACGAGTTCACCGTGATTGGTGACCTGACCATTCACGGTACGACGCGGGAAGTCGCCCTGGCGGCGGTCTACGAAGGCCAGGGTCGTGATCCCTGGGGTGGGGAGCGGATCAGCTTCAGCGCGGCAGCCAAGATCGACCGCAGGGACTACGGGCTCACCTTCAATCAGACGCTCGAAACGGGGGGCGTCCTGGTTGGTAACGATCTCAAGGTGACCCTCGAGGTGCAGGCGACGAAGTCCAGCTGA
- the dtd gene encoding D-tyrosyl-tRNA(Tyr) deacylase — MRVLLQRVSRASVSVDGEVVGQVDRGFCLLVGFTHSDTPDEVTWMVDKVLGLRLFSDAEGKMNLGLADVGGGLLVVSQFTLYGDAAKGRRPSFLDAARPEQAIPLYQSFCAQLEARGLRVGTGQFGAEMVVEIHNDGPVTLMLEREHV; from the coding sequence ATGCGAGTGCTGCTGCAGCGGGTCTCACGGGCGTCGGTCTCGGTCGATGGAGAGGTCGTCGGGCAGGTCGATCGCGGCTTCTGTCTTCTGGTCGGCTTTACTCACTCCGATACGCCTGACGAAGTCACCTGGATGGTCGACAAGGTTCTGGGCCTCCGGCTTTTTTCCGATGCGGAGGGCAAGATGAACCTCGGACTGGCCGATGTCGGCGGGGGGCTGCTCGTCGTCTCTCAGTTCACGCTCTATGGCGATGCGGCGAAAGGGCGACGCCCCTCGTTCCTCGATGCGGCCCGCCCGGAGCAGGCGATTCCCCTCTACCAATCGTTCTGTGCGCAGCTCGAGGCCCGAGGGCTTCGGGTCGGCACCGGACAGTTCGGCGCCGAGATGGTGGTCGAAATCCACAACGACGGACCGGTGACACTGATGCTCGAGCGCGAGCATGTCTGA
- the maf gene encoding septum formation protein Maf, giving the protein MSDRPIVLASRSPRRKQLLEMLGLPVIVSAADVQEIPLPRERPGAYSARLARDKARAVPGQYVLGADTIVVIDEAILEKPADADDAVRMLERLQGRRHEVITSVCLIADGVEFQAQDVTAVFFRPATTEWLQSYVATGEPMDKAGSYGIQGYGAALVDRIEGDFFGVMGLPVRLVIDLLAQAGRPYRFAPVS; this is encoded by the coding sequence ATGTCTGATCGCCCGATCGTGCTGGCGTCCCGGTCACCGCGCCGCAAGCAGTTGCTCGAGATGCTGGGTTTGCCGGTCATCGTTTCCGCGGCTGACGTGCAGGAAATTCCTCTGCCGAGAGAGCGTCCGGGCGCGTACTCCGCCCGGCTGGCGCGCGACAAAGCTCGGGCGGTGCCGGGGCAGTACGTGCTTGGTGCGGACACCATCGTCGTGATCGACGAGGCCATTCTCGAGAAGCCTGCTGACGCCGATGATGCGGTCCGGATGCTGGAACGGCTCCAGGGCCGCCGGCACGAGGTGATCACCTCGGTCTGCCTGATTGCCGATGGAGTCGAGTTTCAGGCGCAGGATGTGACGGCGGTGTTCTTTCGTCCGGCCACGACCGAGTGGCTTCAGTCGTATGTCGCCACCGGTGAGCCGATGGACAAGGCCGGCAGCTACGGGATCCAGGGTTATGGCGCGGCTCTGGTCGACCGGATCGAGGGTGACTTCTTCGGCGTGATGGGGTTGCCGGTCCGGCTGGTGATCGACCTCCTGGCCCAGGCGGGGCGACCCTATCGATTTGCACCGGTCAGCTGA